The Diospyros lotus cultivar Yz01 chromosome 15, ASM1463336v1, whole genome shotgun sequence genome has a window encoding:
- the LOC127791677 gene encoding leucine-rich repeat extensin-like protein 3, with protein MCYVGKATKIFIFIVTVLVVTGLVLGFGILRRRSHKNHDCSGDSCLESPEVFPAAPTLTPNPNPNPNPIPNPPPPPYPPIPNPGSFPLPPPPPAVVGSTAQPPSFAPPNPVVTPGPMQAH; from the coding sequence ATGTGTTATGTGGGCAAAGCAACCAAGATCTTCATCTTTATCGTCACAGTCCTGGTGGTTACTGGCCTCGTTCTTGGATTCGGCATCCTCCGCCGCCGCAGTCACAAGAACCACGATTGCTCCGGCGACTCCTGCCTCGAGTCTCCGGAGGTTTTCCCCGCCGCCCCCACCCTCAcccccaaccccaaccccaaccccaatCCCATTCCCAACCCGCCTCCACCGCCGTATCCGCCCATCCCAAATCCCGGCTCATTCCCTCTTCCCCCTCCCCCGCCCGCAGTGGTTGGCAGCACGGCGCAGCCGCCGTCTTTCGCTCCGCCAAACCCAGTGGTGACTCCGGGTCCGATGCAGGCTCATTGA
- the LOC127791843 gene encoding pentatricopeptide repeat-containing protein At3g26782, mitochondrial-like, which yields MNGILSSNFLKNPNKTHFNNLSFLLLHPNPSNTIPVTQFTNCAINRPPLTSLQCGALLQSLTNTKSLRSGQQLHGHTISCGTLRNNTYLSTKLAAFYAICGRMEEAQVIFDQIVLKNVFLWNSMIRGYVTSGCAMKSLVLFREMMSFGQRPDNFTYPFVLKACGDLSFVEIGRRVHCEVVVCGLESDVYVGNSLLAMYSKFGEIGMAKKVFDRMPERDLTSWNTMMSGYVKNGDPREALLLFKIMGGAGLVADGNTLLGLLSACSDLASLEPGQAIHAYVLRSNLAQYNGFLMNSLIDMYCSCNSMVAARQVFEEAARKDTVSWNSLISGYSRNGDAFESLRLFCRMVLEGVGPDQVTVVGVLGACVEITALQFGMSAHSYITKQGFGTNAMVGTALMDTYSKCGSLLSSHHVFDEIPDKNLVSWSTLIAGYGLHGKGREALSIFRDMILNGITPDEGVFTSVLAACSHAGLVIEGKEIFDIMKMKYNMQPGLAHYSCLVDLLGRAGHLDEAYEVIQTMEIKPTSDVWAALLSGCRLHRNVEFAELSAHRVFEMNPEGVGNYICLSNLFAAEKRWDDVERVRGLVREKGLKKRPGFSLIELDKVVHRFLVGDKSHQQKDEIYAKLKELRQRLKEAGYKPDTSSVLYNLEEEIKENMLWDHSERLAIAFALINTGPGTIIRITKNLRVCGDCHTVSKLISKFMCREIIMRDIRRFHHFRDGYCSCGDYW from the coding sequence ATGAATGGCATTCTCTCTTCCAACTTCCTTAAAAACCCAAACAAAACCCACTTCAACaatctctcatttcttcttcttcaccctaATCCATCCAACACAATCCCCGTAACCCAGTTCACAAATTGCGCCATCAACCGACCACCACTGACCTCTTTACAATGCGGAGCCCTCTTGCAGTCACTCACCAACACCAAATCCCTCCGAAGTGGTCAACAGCTCCATGGCCACACGATTTCTTGCGGTACCCTTCGAAACAACACCTATCTCAGCACCAAGCTGGCCGCCTTCTACGCTATCTGCGGCCGCATGGAGGAAGCCCAGGTAATTTTCGACCAAATTGTGTTGAAGAATGTGTTCCTGTGGAATTCCATGATTAGGGGCTATGTTACCAGTGGGTGTGCCATGAAATCACTTGTTTTGTTCCGTGAAATGATGAGTTTCGGCCAAAGGCCGGATAATTTTACGTACCCGTTTGTTTTGAAGGCTTGTGGTGATCTGAGTTTTGTTGAAATTGGAAGGAGAGTTCACTGCGAAGTGGTTGTTTGTGGGTTAGAGTCAGATGTATATGTGGGTAATTCTCTTCTTGCCATGTACTCGAAGTTTGGGGAAATTGGTATGGCGAAGAAGGTGTTTGATAGAATGCCTGAGAGAGACTTGACTTCTTGGAATACAATGATGTCAGGTTATGTGAAGAATGGTGACCCAAGGGAGGCtcttttattgtttaaaataaTGGGGGGAGCTGGGTTAGTTGCAGATGGCAACACTTTGCTCGGTTTACTCTCCGCCTGCTCTGACTTAGCATCATTGGAGCCGGGCCAAGCGATCCATGCTTATGTTCTACGTAGTAATTTAGCACAATATAATGGTTTTCTAATGAACTCGCTTATTGATATGTATTGTAGTTGTAACTCAATGGTGGCAGCTAGGCAAGTTTTTGAGGAAGCAGCACGGAAAGATACCGTGTCATGGAATTCGCTGATTTCAGGTTATTCAAGAAATGGGGATGCTTTTGAAAGCCTGAGGCTGTTTTGCAGGATGGTTTTGGAGGGTGTAGGCCCTGACCAAGTGACTGTTGTGGGCGTTCTTGGAGCTTGTGTTGAAATTACAGCCTTGCAATTTGGCATGTCTGCTCATTCATATATTACAAAGCAAGGGTTTGGCACTAATGCTATGGTGGGAACAGCCCTTATGGACACGTATTCTAAGTGTGGAAGTTTATTGTCTTCACACCATGTTTTTGACGAGATACCTGACaaaaatttggtttcttggagtACCTTGATTGCAGGATATGGACTTCacgggaagggaagggaagctCTCTCCATTTTCCGTGATATGATACTTAATGGTATTACTCCAGATGAGGGTGTTTTCACTTCTGTTTTGGCAGCATGTAGCCATGCAGGATTAGTCATTGAAGGCAAAGAAATATTTGATATTATGAAAATGAAGTACAACATGCAGCCTGGACTGGCTCACTATTCCTGCTTGGTAGATCTTCTTGGCAGAGCAGGACATTTAGATGAAGCTTATGAAGTTATCCAGACAATGGAAATTAAACCCACCAGTGATGTCTGGGCTGCTCTTCTTTCCGGCTGTCGGCTCCATCGAAATGTAGAGTTTGCTGAGCTTTCAGCACATAGAGTGTTTGAGATGAACCCGGAAGGCGTGGGTAACTACATATGCCTGTCAAATTTATTTGCTGCTGAGAAAAGATGGGATGATGTGGAGAGGGTGAGAGGCTTGGTAAGAGAGAAAGGGCTGAAGAAACGGCCAGGCTTCAGCTTAATAGAGTTGGATAAGGTTGTTCATAGGTTCTTAGTTGGGGATAAGTCTCACCAACAGAAAGACGAAATATATGCCAAGTTAAAAGAGTTGAGGCAGCGGCTCAAGGAGGCTGGGTATAAGCCTGACACAAGTTCAGTATTATATAATCTTGAAgaggaaataaaggaaaatatgcTTTGGGATCATAGTGAGAGATTGGCTATTGCATTTGCTCTAATTAATACTGGTCCTGGAACCATTATTAGGATCACCAAGAACCTTCGAGTTTGTGGGGATTGCCATACAGTGTCTAAACTCATTTCTAAGTTTATGTGCAGGGAGATTATTATGCGTGACATCCGGAGGTTCCACCATTTTAGAGATGGATATTGCTCCTGCGGTGATTATTGGTGA
- the LOC127791838 gene encoding formin-like protein 3 → MFARKVHPMIVFLVFLFGLLALPSEANQNPKYLKQGKAEHVWIRCRKEMEDHREIVQDFDFYLLRAANGSWHKINAGTVLLTERNLQRAIIDLPLQLKQTLLGCLRRKAFSVCTSGNAANSRALLDNCLELHFCRSSVLRRYVLIESHEHIVGTPAPGGPSTTLLPRAPASVGYALPMRHLSAKTRELSSRKYLNHPHLPHTVVRPSGKPRSPSRRSSKKQKKSNSWMYIIVAVLASAVAFPFCCCLKGNSNEVSPMDGQRDDKPLLSVSLSNMSGYSQKSLSVGRPSTDDFKPSSAVKDLPIDGHGSSLVSAQSSEAARAATGTINAPLPLPPGRRPPPPPLGKTPSPPPPAPAPAPPPPPAPKGPPPPPPPKRPAPGPPPPPVPKAGRPPTVRPPPVPLAKPSPRGPHRHSSSGGDDLAREDSQKAKLKPFFWEKVAASPDHSMVWHELKAGSFQVDEEMMESLFGYTPAEKSKNGRRKDSSESESTPQYIQIIDPKKSHNLAIFLKALNVTTEEVCDALKEGNELPSELVQTMIRMAPTSEEELKLRLFNGDLSQLWPAERFLKVLVEIPFAFKRLEALLFMSSFQEEVSPIKQYFGTLELACTELKKSRLFLKLLEAVLKTGNRLNNGTYRGGAQAFKLDTLLKLSDVKGTDGKTTLLHFVVKEIIQSEGIRAARVARQSQSMSSIKSEDLLDDSVLESPDYFRELGLEVVSGLSNDLANVRKAAIIDGDNLTSTVSKLGQSLLKTQKFLNNEMDDLKEDSKFQYALVEFVKHAETEIRWMISEEKRIMSLVQQTTEYFHGNAVKDEGLRLFVVVRDFLIMLDKECKEVKKLALLQQPKKAPKKETSSASLSASLRSLPDSPSASQRSMPVSPSASQRSMPASPSASQRSLPEVSPSASQRSLPVSPLASQRSLPEVSPSASQRSLPVSPSASQRSLPEVHQRLFPAIKDRRMDYSSSDDESPSP, encoded by the exons ATGTTCGCGAGAAAGGTTCATCCGATGATTGTTttcttggtttttctttttgggttgcTAGCATTGCCTTCCGAAGCCAACCAGAACCCGAAATATTTAAAGCAAGGCAAG GCAGAGCATGTGTGGATTCGTTGTAGGAAAGAAATGGAGGATCATAGAGAAATTGTTCAAGATTTTGACTTTTATCTTCTGCGTGCGGCCAATGGTAGTTGGCACAAGATAAATGCCGGTACAGTATTGTTGACAGAAAGGAATCTACAGAGAGCTATCATTGATCTGCCTCTTCAACTGAAACAAACTCTCTTGGGTTGCTTAAGAAGAAAAGCGTTTTCAGTTTGCACATCTGGCAATGCAGCCAACTCTAGGGCTTTGTTAGACAATTGCCTAGAGTTGCATTTTTGTAGGTCTAGTGTTCTCAGAAGGTATGTCCTGATTGAGTCACATGAACATATAGTGGGAACCCCTGCTCCAGGAGGCCCTTCAACCACATTGCTTCCTCGTGCTCCTGCATCTGTCGGCTATGCACTTCCGATGCGACATTTGTCTGCCAAAACTCGGGAGTTGTCATCCCGAAAATACTTGAATCACCCACATCTCCCACATACAGTTGTACGCCCTTCGGGAAAACCACGTTCTCCTTCACGTCGTTCctcaaagaaacaaaagaagagcAATAGCTGGATGTATATAATTGTTGCTGTATTGGCATCTGCGGTGGCATTTCCCTTTTGTTGCTGTCTCAAAGGCAACAGCAATGAAGTTAGCCCCATGGATGGACAAAGAGATGACAAGCCTCTTCTCAGCGTTTCCTTAAGCAATATGTCTG GTTATTCGCAGAAGTCTCTTAGTGTAGGACGTCCAAGTACTGATGATTTCAAGCCTTCGTCCGCTGTTAAAGATTTACCCATTGATGGTCATGGTTCTTCATTGGTCAGCGCTCAATCATCTGAAGCTGCTAGAGCTGCAACGGGAACCATCAATGCACCATTACCACTTCCTCCAGGAAGAAGgcctccaccaccaccacttgGAAAAACTCCTTCACCACCGCCACCTGCACCTGCACCTGCACCTCCACCTCCTCCTGCACCAAAGGGGCCTCCTCCTCCACCACCACCTAAACGTCCTGCTCCCGGACCTCCGCCACCACCAGTGCCAAAAGCAGGTCGCCCTCCAACAGTTCGCCCTCCCCCAGTTCCATTGGCCAAACCTTCACCTCGTGGACCACATCGCCATTCTTCTTCAGGTGGCGATGACCTGGCTCGTGAAGACAGTCAAAAAGCCAAGTTAAAGCCATTCTTCTGGGAAAAGGTTGCTGCAAGCCCTGATCACTCAATGGTTTGGCATGAGCTTAAAGCAGGATCATTTCA AGTTGATGAAGAGATGATGGAAAGTCTATTTGGGTATACTCCTGCTGAAAAGAGCAAGAATGGGCGTCGAAAAGATTCATCTGAATCTGAATCTACTCCCCAATATATCCAGATTATAGATCCTAAGAAATCGCACAATTTGGCAATTTTTCTAAAAGCATTAAATGTGACGACAGAAGAAGTTTGTGATGCACTCAAGGAAG gtaATGAACTTCCTTCTGAGCTCGTCCAAACCATGATAAGGATGGCACCAACAAGCGAAGAAGAACTGAAGCTTAGGCTATTTAATGGTGACCTTTCTCAGCTCTGGCCTGCCGAACGTTTCCTAAAAGTCTTGGTTGAAATCCCATTTGCATTCAAACGGCTGGAAGCATTGTTGTTCATGAGCTCTTTTCAGGAGGAGGTCTCTCCCATTAAACAGTATTTTGGAACATTAGAG TTAGCTTGCACGGAGCTCAAAAAAAGCAGACTATTTCTGAAACTACTAGAAGCAGTTCTCAAAACTGGAAACCGCTTGAATAACGGTACCTACCGTGGTGGAGCTCAGGCATTCAAACTCGACACACTTTTGAAGCTTTCAGATGTAAAAGGAACAGATGGCAAGACCACACTCCTGCACTTCGTTGTTAAGGAGATTATTCAATCAGAAGGAATAAGAGCCGCTCGTGTAGCAAGACAGAGCCAGAGCATGTCTAGTATCAAGAGTGAGGATCTTCTTGACGATTCTGTTCTCGAATCACCGGACTACTTTCGTGAACTTGGTCTTGAGGTAGTTTCCGGGCTGAGCAATGACCTGGCGAATGTAAGAAAGGCTGCAATCATAGATGGTGATAACCTTACATCAACAGTATCCAAACTTGGTCAGTCGCTATTAAAAACCCAGAAGTTTCTAAACAATGAGATGGATGACTTAAAGGAAGATAGCAAGTTCCAATATGCTCTAGTAGAATTTGTGAAGCATGCAGAAACGGAAATTAGATGGATGATATCGGAAGAAAAGAGGATAATGTCTCTGGTGCAGCAGACAACAGAGTACTTCCATGGGAATGCAGTGAAGGATGAAGGGTTGAGGTTATTCGTAGTCGTCCGAGATTTCTTGATAATGTTGGATAAGGAATGCAAGGAGGTAAAAAAATTAGCACTCTTGCAGCAGCCTAAGAAGGCTCCAAAAAAAGAGACTTCTTCGGCTTCACTTTCAGCATCTCTGCGAAGTTTGCCCGATTCACCTTCTGCATCTCAACGAAGTATGCCTGTTTCACCTTCTGCATCTCAACGAAGTATGCCTGCTTCACCTTCAGCTTCTCAGCGAAGTTTGCCTGAAGTTTCACCTTCAGCATCTCAACGAAGTTTGCCTGTTTCACCTTTAGCATCTCAGCGAAGTTTGCCTGAAGTTTCACCTTCAGCATCTCAACGAAGTTTGCCTGTTTCACCTTCAGCATCTCAGCGAAGTTTGCCTGAAGTTCACCAACGGCTATTTCCAGCAATTAAGGATCGGAGGATGGATTATTCCAGTTCAGATGACGAAAGCCCATCCCCGTAA